The genome window CTCATCAAAAGCTGCGTTCTCAGGTGCGTCATCCGCAGGAGCGACGACAATCGCCCGCCCATGACCGACGCCGCCAAGACGAAGACGCAATAAATCGCCAGAAGCCAAGAGGAGCTCATCGGGAATCCCGTGCGTGATCTAAATCGCAAAGTTTACGCCGATGCAATCGGCGTGCATATAGGGAGGGACGTTCGCCGGGGGTGCTGACTTTCCGGGTTGAGTGGCCGGATTTCTCGTTTTCGCTCCCTTGCGATCTTCCCTTTTCTGAGATTGACAACTTGAGATGAAAACGTGCACTTGCATAGCTATGCAAGTGTAGTGAGAAAGATGGCAAAGACAAAAACACCAAAAGCGAATACAGAAACGCGTCGAAACCAATGAGCCGAGCTGTGACGGCCACGATCATCGGGGGCTGCGGGTAACGATTGATGCGGAAGCATGCGAGCGTGCGGCGGCGATTTTTCGTGCGTTGGGCGATCCACAGCGACTGAGATTGCTGATGTTGCTCGAAGCTTCCGAACGATGTGTTTCGGAAGTTTGTGAGTTGCTGGGTGAGCCCATGCCAGCGATTTCTCAGCGGTTGCGTTTGCTGAAGAGCGAGCGGATCGTCCGTTCGCGACGCGACGGCAAGCATGTCTTTTACTCTCTCGCCGACGACCACATCTCACGCTTGGTGACCAATGGGGGCATGCACGCGATGGAGATATGACCCGTTTTCTGTTTTCAAGGGATTCTCGAATGTCCAACGTCCATGCCAACCACGATCATCAGCACGGCCCCGGTTGTGGGCATGAACCAGTCCCCCACGGTGACCACATCGATTATTTGGTCGACGGTCATCTGCATCATCCGCATGGCGATCACTGCGACAATCACGGGCCTCTTTCGGTCGTCAAGTGATCACTTGACGTTGGTTAAACATTTGCAAGTCGATTGCAACTTGTTAAACTGACAGTTCTTCTTGGAATCCTGGTCAGGTTCATTTCTTTTGGGTCAACTCTGTGAGTAAGTCGTCCGAGTCAATCGAAGCAATCAAGCAAGCTATTCGTGATGCGGGGTTGCGAGCGACACCCGCGAGAATCGCGACGCTGATGATGCTTCGGGATGCCAGTGCTCCGTTGACCCATGCCAACGTTGCGGATCATCTTGCCGCCAATGGCGTGGACAAGGCGACCGCGTTCCGCAACTTGAACGACATGGCAGACGCCGGTTTGCTGCGTCGTACGGAACTGGGAGATCACGTTTGGCGATTCGAAGCGATCGCTGAAGGTGCTCACAACCAATCCGCTCACCCACACTTTCTTTGCGTCGATTGCGGCACTGTATCCTGCTTGGATGATGTGAAGTTAACCGCGGGTAGCCAGCGAGTGAGCGACAAGTTTGGCGAAGTGACGGAGATTTTGCTCCGTGGCCACTGCAACGATTGCTTGTAGCAGCGCGACTTCTCGGCATCAGCCGACTCCGTCGCGGAAGCATTCTTCACCAGATCTCTGCGATCATCTTCCAATACGGATGATGAATCATGACCGCGGCCAGCAGGATCGCGGTCGGCTGAAGGAGTCGGATGCGTGCACCGCCGTTATTGGCGTAGCGAAACGCTAGCAGGAGCAGGCCATAGATGGCCGCAATGGCGATCGTCGCTTGCCAGCCAAGACAAACGCCCATGAGCATCATCGCCAGCGGAAGAGCACGACTGCGTTTGCCAAATCTGCCAGCTCGATGTACCGCCATTCCCAAGACGGCACCAGTGATCGCACCGATCAGGCACGTCGCTGCTCGCGCCGCAGCATCCGGGATGGTCGACGAGAGGTGCAGTGTGAATGGCTGCAGTTGCCCGGCGGCGATCGGCAGGCTCGTGAAAAAGATTGCCAGCATGCAAGTAAACCATGTGGGAAGCCGTCGGCGATCCAGGTCGGTCAGTGCCAATGTCAGCAGGGTGCACATCAAAGCAGCGTGGTAGAAAACGATCCCGACGACGGGCCACTTCGTGTACAGCATGATCCAAAGGATGCCCGTGTAGGCATAGTGTTGGAAGCCAGGGACGTTGGCCGCTCCCGTCACGAGTTCGACTAAAAACAGAGACGCGAAGATTCCTGCCGCGATCAGTTCGACGATCAGATATCGAATTGCAACCGCGTCAAAAATCGAGAGCAGCACGAGCGATGCCACAACGACTGCGTTTCCGATCACCAACAGCAAAGCGGTCGGATCGATGCCGATTCGGAACGCCCACGCACTCGCGTGTCAGGGCTGTTGGGAAATCACTGCGCCGACCCGCGAGTGAACATGAATCCATCAGACTACGCAATAACGTTCAAAGTGTGGAAATGCAAGCGTTATGGAAATGCACCGTGGTGTCCGTTGGGTCGGCTCGACGGTCCGATGTCAATTTCGCAAGGATTCGCCCGTCGGTGGGTCGCGATTGCTGTCGTCGTCCAGATCGGAAGATGCGAACGAAATCATTCCCGCTTTGGCGGATTTCCGAGACAGATGTTCTTGTCGACGAACACACGACCATCGGACCAGACCGAGATTTCGCATGACTTGAGTGAATGTCCTAGCCAGTCAACCAGCCGGTCGAATACCTTCCGAAGTCTTTGGGGACGTGGGAACGGTTGGCCGCCGATCGTGGTGATCTTGTACGACCTCTTTGTTAGATGCGCTATCATGTCGACCGTCGACGGGAAGTCATCGTCGGCGGTCAGCTTGTGCCCCAAGAGCTTCTCCGATTCACGAATCGATGCTGCCATGTCGCTTGCGAGCACCTTGCACAACTCCTGACGAATTGATTCCGCTTCCTCATCGGCGGGGAGTTCCTCGGGGCGGTTCTGTTTGAGCCAAGCTTTCAACTCCTTCTGTTTTTTCGCGATCGGCGCGACACGTTTCGGCAGACGTTTGAACTCAGGCAACTGATCGCCTTCACGCTCATCGATGTCCGGTACAGATGACTTGCGCCGGGTCAATCTCAACAGGAAGTCAGCAAAGTTAGCGCCAGCGATGGATGTTTGTCCCTCGCTATCGCAGTGGATGATGGTGGGCGAAGTTCGCGTCTGAAACCAGAAGGCCACAAACCCGCCGTCTCCTAGTCGCAAGAAAGGGACCACTCGGTCTCCGGCGTCGAATCCAAGCAAGTCCGAAGCCTTGGTGTACTTCACAGCGAACCAACCCAGGTCGTCCAGCTGGGAGTGGCGGCAAACTTCCACGAACGATTGGAAGGCGGCCGGCAGCCGAAAGCCCGTCGCAACCCGGCGCTCGATGCTTTGAATCTTGATTTCATACTTCATGATGATTCTCCTGGACTCGCCTCGCGATGTGTGCTCTGAGACTCGGGCAACAGGAAAACGATAGCAGACCTCACGACCCCGAGTGGAATTGTCCCTGTCCTCGAGGACGCGGTTAACTGTCCCCTCCGATCCAATGTGTGACGAGTTGGAATGCGTCAAGCGGGCCGCTGTGAAAGGATTGGCACAAGCACGAACAGACCCATTGGTAG of Rhodopirellula bahusiensis contains these proteins:
- a CDS encoding ArsR/SmtB family transcription factor, with the translated sequence MFRALGDPQRLRLLMLLEASERCVSEVCELLGEPMPAISQRLRLLKSERIVRSRRDGKHVFYSLADDHISRLVTNGGMHAMEI
- a CDS encoding Fur family transcriptional regulator, producing MSKSSESIEAIKQAIRDAGLRATPARIATLMMLRDASAPLTHANVADHLAANGVDKATAFRNLNDMADAGLLRRTELGDHVWRFEAIAEGAHNQSAHPHFLCVDCGTVSCLDDVKLTAGSQRVSDKFGEVTEILLRGHCNDCL